The following proteins come from a genomic window of Gadus morhua chromosome 11, gadMor3.0, whole genome shotgun sequence:
- the LOC115554347 gene encoding uncharacterized protein LOC115554347, translating to MPTDSNCGAGGESVKQQQGPRGNLQDIRLNRPILADQTNVLTSGSFVPIEANVIQRPSGTNRLAKKKNLKRSAGIGGAIPCSPQAIEQLQIPYKKARKDATHGGLAPENFTHVIQAVINPQIAPHGAAWTDSNHQVIADVEVRVSAAPTETVAVQPDGTIQHVYGDPQCAPPAGLTVNDWPGLDDILDASWNSSLLEHSDFTPALWVDSPATSVEATTSAEPVQHHQPAGPASGSLHAIQAPICDSPCIVSPHEVAVLRLPAGPAIADGEYWAVPQDAKWRKEFADKLAVLTATVAVNSSAIDRQIKRGDSRYQALEEQTKQSFSAIRLENARDRMIAKSPNTETSNGLAIVDLQRKHFAAAVAVRGNTQGIAKISSVEALRASKTARKLWLMESTCKANLDAYRALCTEMSVMSDTVAKLSLNAII from the exons atgccgactgact CGAATTGCGGTGCCGGAGGCGAGAGcgtgaaacagcagcagggtccacgtggaa ATTTGCAGGATATTCGGCTCAACAGACCGATTCtagcagaccagactaatgtgctgacaagcggtagttttg TACCTATCGAGGCCAATGTCATTCAGCGCCCCTCCGGAACAAATCGACTGGCCAAGAAGAAGAATTTGAAAAGATCGGCGGGAATAGGCGGGGCTATACCCTGCTCACCGCAGGCCATAGAACAGCTacaaattccttataaaaaggcccGCAAGGACGCCACCCACGGCGGTCTAGCTCCGGAGAATTTTACCCATGTTATTCAGGCCGTTATAAATCCGCAAATCGCGCCACATGGAGCGGCATGGACTGATTCCAACCACCAAGTGATTGCGGACGTGGAGGTGCGTGTGTCGGCGGCGCCTACAGAGACAGTCGCCGTGCAACCGGATGGGACTATACAACACG TCTATGGAGATCCCCAGTGTGCGCCACCAGCAGGGCTGACCGTCAATGATTGGCCTGGTCTTGACGACATCCTGGACGCGTCCTGGAATTCATCGCTGCTGGAACATAGCGACTTCACTCCAGCTCTGTGGGTCGACTCTCCAGCTACATCCGTAGAGGCTACCACCAGTGCAgagcctgtacaacaccaccagcctgcaGGCCCTGCATCTGGATCCCTACACGCCATTCAAGCCCCTATCTGCGACTCTCCGTGTATCGTGAGTCCTCATGAGGTAGCGGTGCTGCGGCTACCAGCCGGTCCCGCAATTGCTGATGGTGAATACTGGGCTGTGCCGCAAGATGCTAAATGGCGTAAAGaatttgctgataaattagccgtGTTAACTGCAACGGTGGCTGTAAACTCCTCAGCCATTGATCGTCAGATTAAACGTGGTGACAGTAGATACCAGGCTCTCGAAGAGCAGACGAAGCAGTCCTTCAGCGCTATCAGGCTCGAAAATGCGCGTGATCGGATGATTGCTAAATCCCCAAACACTGAAACCAGTAATGGACTTGCAATTGTGGACCTTCAACGTAAGCATTTTGCGGCCGCGGTAGCTGTGCGAGGCAACACGCAGGGCATAGCGAAAATTAGCTCAGTAGAGGCGTTAAGAGCTTCTAAAACCGCTCGAAAATTATGGTTAATGGAATCTACTTGCAAAGCTAACCTGGATGCCTATAGGGCATTGTGTACCGAGATGTCTGTGATGAGTGACACAGTAGCAAAGCTCTCGTTGAatgctattatttga